GAGAGCCAATGGAATCGGAAGCAGCAAATGCGCAAATACTTCAGGCGATTGTCGACGAAGTCACCCGCGATGGCAGGCGGTGGATTTCAACCACCCTGGTCAACGGCGGAACAGTGATCCGCGTGATGATCATCAGCTACCTCACTGAGCAGAGCCACCTTGAGGAGCTGCTACAACGTCTGCATAAGGCCGCTGAAGCGAGCCTGCACGCTCGCAGGATCAGAACTCAGGCCATGCGCTGAAGAGCCAAGAGAATTGCTGACTAAAGGACTTATGCTAGACGAGTTCCTGCTGGCCGGCCGGTTCGGTGATCACCGGTCTTTCTGAAGCTGGTAGCAGGCGATCCATACTTCGCAAGTCTGGGAACAGCCACGACCACAATCCCACGATCACCAAAGTTCCGATTCCCCCGGCTATCACGGCAGGAACTGTCCCAAACCACTGCGCAGTGATGCCAGATTCGAATTGCCCGAATTCGTTCGATGCTCCGATGAAGAGCAGATTCACTGCGCTTACACGTCCGCGCATCCCCGGCGGCGTCGCTATCTGAACGAGCGTGCTGCGAATGACGACGCTGATCATGTCCGACGCCCCGATTGTGAACAGCGCGATCAACGAGAGGACTACTGAACGCGACAATCCAAAGACAATCGTTGCCATACCGAAGATGCTGATCGCGACGAACATAGCCACGCCCGCACGACGACGCAACGGACGATAAGCCAGCAATATGGCCATCAGAGCTGCTCCGGCGGCAGGCATGCTGCGCAGCAATCCCAATCCACGCGGTCCGATGTGGAGGATGTCCTGCGCATACGCCGGAAGCAGCGCGACCGCGCCGCCGAGTAAGACTGCGAACAAATCCAGCGAGATCGAACCGAGAATGATCTTCTCCCGCCACACGTAGCGAAAACCGGCCAACAGCGTATCCAGAGAGACATCCTTGGTCTCCATCCGTCCCGTGCGCACGTGCATCATCAATATGAAGGTGAACGCCGCGAAGTACATGCACGCCGCAGTGGCGTAAACGCTGTGGGCTCCATGAGCCCAGCCGTAGATGAGGCCACCGAACGCTGGTCCAACCACGGTCGCCACCTGAAATATGGACGCTCCCCATGTGACCGCGTTGCCAAAATGCTCCTGCGGTACCAGTTGCGGAACCAAAGCCTGGCTCACTGGACCGCTAAATGCCCGAGTAATGCCGATCAGCAGGAGCACTCCAAAAATGGGAAGCACAGAATGTATCCCCGCCAAAGCTTGTAAGAACAGGAGTGCCGAGCACACCGCGTACGACACGTTGCAGCACAGCAATACGACGCGCCGATCAAATCGGTCGGCTGCGTGTCCAGCCGGCAGAGATAGCAGAATGCCAGGCAGAAACTGCACCAGGCCCACGTATCCGAGATCTAGCGGACGGTGAGTGATCTGGAAGACCTGCCATCCGACAGCAACCGACTGCATCTCCGATCCAATAATGGAAAGAGCGCGTCCTGATTGAAAAAGGCGGAAATCACGGTGTTGAAAAGCTGCTCGTGGAGGTATTGAGGGCTCAACAACGGTAGGCACACTTTAGAGTACACGAGCGTGAGTGCGCAGGCGTTCTCAAATCGCTGCGTATAATCGCTCGTGTGCTGAATGGAACTTTGGTTCGAATATTCTTAGTCTGTATCGGCTTAACCGTGTGCTCCGCGCAAGCTCAGCAGACTCCCATCGTCTCTCCCGAGGTTCAATCGGATCATCGCGTAATTTTCCGATTGCGCAGTCCCAATGCTCAAAAAGTTGAACTTCAACTCGAAGGTACAACCCAGCATGTGCCAATGCAAAAGGACGATTCGGGATTATGGAGCGTAACTACCGATTCACTCGAACCCGACTACTACGGATACTCTTTCGTCGCCGATGGCGTGTCCCTCATCGATCCTCGTAATCCCTTAATGAAACCGAATCTGCTTGGCACGCAAAGCATGGTGCATGTACCGGGGCCGCCATCCCTGCTTTGGGAAGTTAACGACGTACCGCACGGAGTAATTCACCATCATTTTTACAAGTCGGCTGTGGTCGGCGATCAACGGGATTACTACGTATACACGCCACCAGGATACGATGTCGCGTTGAAGACAAAATATCCGGTCTTGTATCTGCTCCATGGGTTCAGTGATGACGCCAGCGCCTGGGCCGCTGTGGGCCGGGCAAACGTGATCCTCGACAATCTGATAGCGCAGCAAAAAGCGAAGCCGATGATTGTGGTAATGACCCTCGGTTATGGAGCGCCTGAGATGCTCTCCACACCTCACGCCTTTAATCATGACGACCTTCGCGAACGCAATTTGGAGAAGTTTCGGGAGTCTCTGCTGACTGAAGTGCTGCCGAGAATCGAGAAGGATTATCGGGCCTCGAAGGATCCCACCTCGCGAGCGATCGCAGGGCTCTCGATGGGCGGTTCGGAATCCTTATTCGTCGGACTCACCTCTGCAGATCTTTTTTCCTGGATCGGTGCCTTCAGCGCTGGTGGGCTCGGCGAAAATCTCGACCAACAGTTCTCGGAAATGAAGCGGAAGAACGTTACGCGATTGAAATTGCTCTGGGTCGCATGCGGCACCGAGGATCGCCTTATCGAGCCAAACCGAAAAATCCGCGAGTGGCTTTCTGCTAAAGGGGTAACGCACACCGACATCGACACTCCCGGAGCTCACACTTGGTTGGTTTGGCGTCGAAACCTCGGCGCCTTTGTGGCTTTGCTCTTTCAAACCAAGGAGACGCAGCACCCTTAGCGATCACAGACTTGCGCTTTACAATGGTCTTGGAGACCCCAATTGCCTAAATTCGAAGAATGCCTGCAACAGCTCGAGAAGATCGTGGAACAACTAGAGAAAGGAGACCTATCGCTCGAGCAATCTTTGAAGCTATTTGAAGAAGGAGTTCGTCTCTCGAACTCATGTCGTCAGGAGCTTGAGGCAGCCGAGGGTAAAGTTGAGATTCTGATGAAAAATGGTGGCAAGCTCCAACCGCAGCCTTTTGAAAGTGTAGGCGAGGACAGGTCAGCAGGAAAGTAGCTGCTTAGTCTTGTTGCGGCTGCCTCAGATGGCATTTTGATTCCTTTTCTGAGAGATTCTTACGTTGGAAATTAATCAAAAAACAGATTCGCGTGGTCTTGCGCAAGTACCCGGCCGAGAGCGGCCGGAAGCGCCTAATGGAGATGCATCTTCGATGTCATCCCTCCAAGAAACCCTCACCGCGGGTTGTGCCCTGATCGATGCAACACTCGATCGGCTCTTGCCTCCTGAGACGCAAGTTCCTGTTTCGGTACACAAGGCCATGCGCCACAGCGTCTTTGCTGGTGGCAAACGGATTCGTCCAATCTTATGCATAGAAGCAGCCAGGATGGTGCAGCGCGATCGCTCAAATGGCGAGCTGCCTCTGGGTGTTGAGGAGTTAGGCAGCGCATTAGAAATGCTGCACACGTACTCGCTTATTCACGACGATCTCCCGGCGCTCGACAATGATGATCTGCGTCGCGGCAAGCCGACCTGCCACGTAGTATTCGGCGAAGATCTCGCGATCCTCGCTGGCGACGCCCTACAGACATACGCGTATGAAGTTGTGAGCAAATTACCCTGTCTGTCGGAAGCGCGCATCAGGATCGTGGAGGAGATCGCCCACGGCACGGGCACAATCGACGGAATGATCGGCGGTCAGGTAATGGACCTCGAGGCGGAGAACACACGTGCAAACGCGGCTACGGTCGAATATATCCACCGTTCAAAGACAGGTGCATTGATTACGGCCAGCCTCACTAGCGGCGGCATTTATGCGGGAGGTATGGACGCCGAGATCGAGAAGCTGCGAGAGTTCGGCTCCGCTATTGGCCTGGCATTCCAGATTGTAGATGACGTGCTTGATGTAACCAAGTCGTCAGAAGAGCTCGGAAAGACTGCCGGCAAGGACACTGCTTCGGACAAAGCAACGTATCCGGCGGTGTTTGGCATCGAGGAATCTCTTCGCCGTGCAGACTCGCTCATCGCTCGCGGATGTAATGCGCTAGATGGCTTCGGTGCTCGCGCTCAGACTCTGAAATCATTGGCGCACTTCCTGGTACAGCGTAAAAACTAACCACACCGCTTTACAGCTTCTGAAGATTTCACTCTCCGCTACAATGTCGTTGTAATCCGTAAGGCGATGGAGTTCGCCTGAACCGCCGATCTCACGGCTGATGACTCCTACAATCTCTTCCAGCTTTGCTGGAACAAAAGTGGAAGTCTTTAGGACGGGACGAACTTCATGCGAGCTTATCTCTGGGTTTCCGTGGGCGCTCTTTTCGGAGCCAATCTTCGTTACTTTGTCAGTCGTTTTGCCGCCAAGCTGGTTTCTCCGAATTTTCCTTACGGCACGTTGATCATTAATATTTCGGGCAGCTTTGTGCTCGGCTTGTTCCTTATCTGGACTACCGAGCGCGTGTTAGCTGATGCCAGGTGGCGTTGGTTGATCGCGGTCGGCTTCTGTGGGTCTTATACGACCTTTTCAAGCTACGCCTTCGAGACGATTGCATATTTCGAGCAGGGACACTGGAGTCTATTCGCCCTCAACGTCCTTACCAACAATCTGCTGTGTCTGGCAGCTGTGCTCGTTGGGGCGGCGCTGGCCCGATCGTTGTAGCGCAGGACACTGCGCAACCTCGTTTACAATTTCGACCGTGGCCGTCCAAGTAACCATCTACCTGAACGAAGCCGACGAATATCAGCGCCGTCCGGCTCATCTCCAAATTCTCAACTACCTGCGGCAGCAGAATATCGCCAATGCCGTTGTCGTACACGCGGTGGCAGGATTCATCGGCCGCAGCCGCGTCAAAACCAGCACGTTGGTAGACGCTGGCGGCAAGCTACCACTTGTTGTTCTTTTCGTGGATGAAGAAGAACACGTCAGTCGCGTGCTGCCAACTCTCAAGCAGATGTCCGGCACACGCCTCATTGTTCGAGAAAACGTTGTGGTGGAATCAGGGAGCATGGCTTAATGCCTGCTCCGAGTTCGAAAATCACATCACAACTCGACATCCTCGCCATCGCCGCTCATCGCGATGACGTGGAACAAACTTGTGGCGGTACGCTGCTCAAGATGGCACAGAAAGGTCAGCGTACCGGGATCCTGGACCTTACACGTGGCGAAATGGGAACGCGCGGCAGTGCCGCCGATCGCGAGCGCGAGGCGAATGCGGCCGGGCGGCTGATGCAAGTCCGCTGGCGTGAAGCACTCGATATTCCGGACGGCAGAGTCGAAAACAATTGGGCGAATCGCCTGAAGATCGCTCACGTAATTCGCCGCGCACGTCCTCGAGTTGTGATTCTCCCATATTGGAAGGGGCGCCATCCAGATCATTACACGTGTTCAACAGTGGGGTACGAAGCTTGTTTTCTTGCAGGACTACAGAAGTTAGAGATTGCGGCTAAGATGCGGGAAGAGGGATTGGACATGGAGATCACTAACGACCTTCCTCCACATCGGCCCTTCAAGATCATCTATGCCACGCTGTATTACGACGTTCGTCCGACATTCGTCGTCGACATTAGCAATCAGTTCGAGGATAGATTCGCTGCGCTAATGGCATATAACTCCCAATTTGAGGATCGGCAGGAAGGCAGCGGACTCTTCCCTGCACGAGCCGATATTCGCGACCGCGTTCATTCGATGGCGCGCTTCTACGGCATGCTCGCCGGCGTGAAGTATGCAGAGCCGTTTGTGCAGAAGGAAGTAGGCCTCGTCGAGGACCTCACCGCAATTCCCGTGCAGTCGATCTAAGCTTCGTTAGCAGCTTGAAAGGGCATAGAAGATGAATGTTGCTTCCTCCGTCGTGTTGCTCATTGGCATCCTCGCAGGAATTCTTGTAGGAATTACCGGCACAAGCGGCGCTTTTCTCATTCCCCTAATGACCCTCCTGTTCCGGGAAACGCAAGTTCGCGCTCAAGGGACCGCCTTGCTAATCGGAGCACTGCCAATTTATCTGGTTCCATTCACCCCCTACTTTCGCGCACATCATTACAATATGAAGCTGGCGCTCCTGCTTGCTGCTGGAATCATGATCGGTGGCTACTTCGGAGGCACTCTGGCGCAATCGCTGTCCATGCTCTATCTCAAGAGAATTTTCGGAGTGGTGCTGCTCACAGTCTCATTGCGGTTGATATTTGCGGCTTGAAAAGCTTCGGTGTTCGCGAGGACACGAACTCATAGCCACCGCGTCATCAGATGCCGATCGTGATCCTTGAATCCGAGACGCTTATAGAATTCGTGGCCCCGCGCATTGAAGTGATCAGCTTCCAAATGCATAGCCTTGATGCCGACTGCACGGCAAGTCTGGATGGCAAAATCCACGGCCGCCTTTCCGATGCCCTGCCCGCGTCGCTCGGGTCTCACGTAAAACTCGTCAATGAAACAGTCTCGTCCATGAAACTCAAGCGAGAACCCGAAGCCGAGAACCATGTAGCCGACCAGCTGTTGCGATTCTTCGAAAAGAATAAACCGTCCGAGATTCCCGTTTTTGCTTAGATCAGCCAGAAGGCGCCGCAATCGATCTTCGTCATAACTTAGCCGCTCGAAGGAATAGAAGTCTTGCATGAGCGGAAGAAGACGATCTATGTCTGAGATCTCACCGAAACGGAACGAGGCGTTCATGCGCTAGAGACGCAGCATGCTAGGTGGTTACCGTCTACTTCACTCATGCTACGCGCACTCGGTGGCGCCAACGCGACCAGACAAACCAGATAATTACCAGCATGATGACCGCACCGATGACCTTGTCGAATTCGTGGAAATATTTGCCCAGGTATTTCCAATTTTCTCCAGCCTTCATTCCCAGATAGGCAAGACTGAGGCACCAAGGGAAAGATCCGACGAATGTGTACACATGAAATCGGAGACGGGGCATGCGAGCAATTCCTGCCGGGAGCGCTATGAAAGTGCGCACCACC
This region of Acidobacteriota bacterium genomic DNA includes:
- a CDS encoding MFS transporter, whose amino-acid sequence is MPTVVEPSIPPRAAFQHRDFRLFQSGRALSIIGSEMQSVAVGWQVFQITHRPLDLGYVGLVQFLPGILLSLPAGHAADRFDRRVVLLCCNVSYAVCSALLFLQALAGIHSVLPIFGVLLLIGITRAFSGPVSQALVPQLVPQEHFGNAVTWGASIFQVATVVGPAFGGLIYGWAHGAHSVYATAACMYFAAFTFILMMHVRTGRMETKDVSLDTLLAGFRYVWREKIILGSISLDLFAVLLGGAVALLPAYAQDILHIGPRGLGLLRSMPAAGAALMAILLAYRPLRRRAGVAMFVAISIFGMATIVFGLSRSVVLSLIALFTIGASDMISVVIRSTLVQIATPPGMRGRVSAVNLLFIGASNEFGQFESGITAQWFGTVPAVIAGGIGTLVIVGLWSWLFPDLRSMDRLLPASERPVITEPAGQQELV
- a CDS encoding esterase, with amino-acid sequence MVRIFLVCIGLTVCSAQAQQTPIVSPEVQSDHRVIFRLRSPNAQKVELQLEGTTQHVPMQKDDSGLWSVTTDSLEPDYYGYSFVADGVSLIDPRNPLMKPNLLGTQSMVHVPGPPSLLWEVNDVPHGVIHHHFYKSAVVGDQRDYYVYTPPGYDVALKTKYPVLYLLHGFSDDASAWAAVGRANVILDNLIAQQKAKPMIVVMTLGYGAPEMLSTPHAFNHDDLRERNLEKFRESLLTEVLPRIEKDYRASKDPTSRAIAGLSMGGSESLFVGLTSADLFSWIGAFSAGGLGENLDQQFSEMKRKNVTRLKLLWVACGTEDRLIEPNRKIREWLSAKGVTHTDIDTPGAHTWLVWRRNLGAFVALLFQTKETQHP
- a CDS encoding exodeoxyribonuclease VII small subunit, whose protein sequence is MPKFEECLQQLEKIVEQLEKGDLSLEQSLKLFEEGVRLSNSCRQELEAAEGKVEILMKNGGKLQPQPFESVGEDRSAGK
- a CDS encoding polyprenyl synthetase, translating into MSSLQETLTAGCALIDATLDRLLPPETQVPVSVHKAMRHSVFAGGKRIRPILCIEAARMVQRDRSNGELPLGVEELGSALEMLHTYSLIHDDLPALDNDDLRRGKPTCHVVFGEDLAILAGDALQTYAYEVVSKLPCLSEARIRIVEEIAHGTGTIDGMIGGQVMDLEAENTRANAATVEYIHRSKTGALITASLTSGGIYAGGMDAEIEKLREFGSAIGLAFQIVDDVLDVTKSSEELGKTAGKDTASDKATYPAVFGIEESLRRADSLIARGCNALDGFGARAQTLKSLAHFLVQRKN
- the crcB gene encoding fluoride efflux transporter CrcB, whose amino-acid sequence is MRAYLWVSVGALFGANLRYFVSRFAAKLVSPNFPYGTLIINISGSFVLGLFLIWTTERVLADARWRWLIAVGFCGSYTTFSSYAFETIAYFEQGHWSLFALNVLTNNLLCLAAVLVGAALARSL
- the bshB1 gene encoding bacillithiol biosynthesis deacetylase BshB1 — encoded protein: MPAPSSKITSQLDILAIAAHRDDVEQTCGGTLLKMAQKGQRTGILDLTRGEMGTRGSAADREREANAAGRLMQVRWREALDIPDGRVENNWANRLKIAHVIRRARPRVVILPYWKGRHPDHYTCSTVGYEACFLAGLQKLEIAAKMREEGLDMEITNDLPPHRPFKIIYATLYYDVRPTFVVDISNQFEDRFAALMAYNSQFEDRQEGSGLFPARADIRDRVHSMARFYGMLAGVKYAEPFVQKEVGLVEDLTAIPVQSI
- a CDS encoding sulfite exporter TauE/SafE family protein, whose product is MNVASSVVLLIGILAGILVGITGTSGAFLIPLMTLLFRETQVRAQGTALLIGALPIYLVPFTPYFRAHHYNMKLALLLAAGIMIGGYFGGTLAQSLSMLYLKRIFGVVLLTVSLRLIFAA
- a CDS encoding GNAT family N-acetyltransferase, encoding MNASFRFGEISDIDRLLPLMQDFYSFERLSYDEDRLRRLLADLSKNGNLGRFILFEESQQLVGYMVLGFGFSLEFHGRDCFIDEFYVRPERRGQGIGKAAVDFAIQTCRAVGIKAMHLEADHFNARGHEFYKRLGFKDHDRHLMTRWL